From Pyxicephalus adspersus chromosome 7, UCB_Pads_2.0, whole genome shotgun sequence, a single genomic window includes:
- the LOC140336040 gene encoding dorsal-ventral patterning tolloid-like protein 1, translated as MEIVRKCGGPLTRGWGSITSPFYPSSYPPNTLCTWEITTPQNTIITISIYIESLENSTTCSFDYVEISDGYLGSPILAKICQPGSYYFFTTSNIMTVVFRSDGSIEGNGFDAQFYNYYPAVPDTTTSTTTTTTTTTSSQYTSCGGYLTQNSGVITSPMYPQYYPANSRCVWQITATSNFTIDIYFTSFNLEIHPTCDFDYVKVYDGNLELGKMCGNETSSFSGSTSSMTIEFKSDGSVQNTGFKASYNFAKHYRFSIP; from the exons ATGGAAATTG TCAGGAAATGCGGAGGTCCTTTGACCAGAGGCTGGGGTAGTATAACAAGTCCCTTTTACCCAAGCAGTTACCCCCCAAACACTCTGTGCACTTGGGAGATCACAACACCACAAAATACCATCATAACAATCAGCATTTATATTGAAAG TCTAGAAAATAGTACAACTTGTAGCTTTGACTATGTGGAAATAAGTGATGGCTATTTAGGGAGCCCTATTCTTGCCAAGATTTGCCAGCCTGGATCGTACTATTTCTTTACAACATCCAATATAATGACCGTTGTATTCAGAAGTGATGGATCCATTGAAGGCAATGGCTTTGATGCTCAGTTTTACAACTATTATCCAG ctgtacCAGACACCACTACCAGCACCaccacaacaacaacaacaacaacttcTT cacAATATACCAGTTGTGGAGGCTATTTGACACAAAACTCTGGAGTAATAACAAGCCCTATGTACCCACAATATTATCCTGCCAACAGCCGGTGTGTTTGGCAAATCACAGCAACATCAAATTTTACTATAGACATCTATTTCACCAGTTTTAA CCTTGAAATTCATCCAACATGCGACTTCGATTATGTGAAAGTATATGATGGGAACCTGGAGCTTGGAAAGATGTGTGGAAATGAAACAAGTTCATTCTCTGGATCAACTAGTTCAATGACGATTGAGTTTAAAAGTGATGGATCGGTTCAAAATACTGGTTTCAAGGCTTCGTATAACTTTGCCAAGCATTATAGGTTTTCA ATCCCATAA